In the Streptomyces sp. NBC_00525 genome, one interval contains:
- a CDS encoding DUF4233 domain-containing protein, producing MRTLCASTLIGEFFVIGFAGLVAMKSDDLTGATVWTVCGIGMLFSLLLCGMITRPGGVQLGWALQVALLASGLVIPVMYILGLAFGALWWASVHYGRRIDEVKARWAAAQAEAGTPAGG from the coding sequence ATGCGCACGCTCTGTGCTTCCACGCTGATCGGCGAGTTCTTCGTGATCGGGTTCGCCGGACTCGTCGCCATGAAGTCCGACGACCTGACCGGCGCCACGGTCTGGACGGTGTGCGGCATCGGGATGCTGTTCTCCCTGCTGCTCTGCGGCATGATCACCCGGCCCGGCGGCGTCCAGCTCGGCTGGGCGCTCCAGGTCGCGCTGCTCGCGAGCGGCCTCGTGATCCCGGTGATGTACATCCTGGGCCTCGCCTTCGGCGCGCTGTGGTGGGCCTCGGTGCACTACGGCCGCCGGATCGACGAGGTGAAGGCCCGGTGGGCGGCGGCCCAGGCCGAGGCGGGGACACCCGCCGGCGGCTGA
- the folC gene encoding bifunctional tetrahydrofolate synthase/dihydrofolate synthase — translation MSEPRPDRPDASDPDDTFAEIVDEATQRDPDLAVIEAGSRTLRAASGPPPGDEVPTRPADPEVDKALRAVEQELAGRWGETKLEPSVTRIAALMDVLGDPQRAYPSIHITGTNGKTSTARMVEALLGAFDLRTGRYTSPHVQSITERISLDGAPIDAERFISTYEDIKPYVEMVDSQQPYRLSFFEVLTGMAYAAFADAPVDVAVVEVGMGGTWDATNVIDASVAVVTPISLDHTDRLGSTPGEIATEKSGIIKQDATVILAQQPVDAAQVMLKKAVEVDATVAREGMEFGVVSREIAVGGQLLTLRGLGGEYPEVFLPLYGAHQAHNAVVALCAVEAFFGVGAEQPGSLDPDIVRAAFASVRSPGRLEVVRSSPTVILDAAHNPAGARATAEGISEAFGFSRLIGVVGVSGDKDVRGLLEAFEPIFAEVVVTRNSTERAMDADTLAAIAVEVFGHDRVQVEPRLDDALEAAITLAEEEDEYAGAGVLVTGSVITVGEARLLLGRR, via the coding sequence GTGAGTGAGCCCCGCCCCGACCGGCCCGACGCGTCCGACCCCGACGACACCTTCGCGGAGATCGTCGACGAAGCGACCCAGCGCGACCCCGACCTGGCGGTGATCGAGGCCGGCAGCCGCACGCTGCGCGCCGCCTCGGGGCCGCCGCCCGGCGACGAGGTCCCCACCCGCCCCGCCGACCCGGAGGTCGACAAGGCGCTGCGCGCGGTGGAGCAGGAGCTCGCCGGGCGCTGGGGCGAGACCAAGCTGGAGCCGTCCGTCACCCGCATCGCCGCCCTGATGGACGTCCTGGGCGACCCGCAGCGCGCGTACCCCTCGATCCACATCACCGGCACCAACGGCAAGACGAGCACCGCCCGCATGGTCGAGGCCCTGCTCGGCGCCTTCGACCTGCGCACCGGCCGGTACACCTCGCCGCACGTCCAGTCGATCACCGAGCGGATCAGCCTGGACGGCGCCCCCATCGACGCCGAGCGGTTCATCTCCACGTACGAGGACATCAAGCCGTACGTCGAGATGGTCGACTCCCAACAGCCCTACCGGCTGTCCTTCTTCGAGGTGCTCACGGGCATGGCGTACGCGGCCTTCGCCGACGCGCCGGTCGACGTCGCCGTCGTCGAGGTCGGCATGGGCGGCACCTGGGACGCGACCAACGTCATCGACGCCTCGGTCGCCGTCGTCACCCCGATCTCGCTCGACCACACCGACCGCCTGGGCTCCACGCCGGGCGAGATCGCCACGGAGAAGTCCGGGATCATCAAGCAGGACGCCACGGTCATCCTCGCCCAGCAGCCGGTGGACGCCGCCCAGGTCATGCTGAAGAAGGCCGTCGAGGTGGACGCCACCGTGGCCCGCGAGGGCATGGAGTTCGGCGTGGTCTCCCGCGAGATCGCGGTCGGCGGCCAGCTGCTGACACTGCGCGGCCTCGGCGGCGAGTACCCGGAGGTCTTCCTCCCGCTGTACGGCGCCCACCAGGCGCACAACGCGGTGGTGGCGCTCTGCGCGGTCGAGGCGTTCTTCGGCGTCGGCGCCGAGCAGCCCGGCTCGCTCGACCCGGACATCGTGCGCGCCGCGTTCGCCTCGGTGCGCTCGCCCGGCCGGCTGGAGGTCGTGCGCTCCAGCCCGACCGTCATCCTGGACGCCGCCCACAACCCGGCCGGCGCCCGCGCCACCGCCGAGGGCATCTCCGAGGCGTTCGGCTTCTCCCGGCTGATCGGGGTCGTCGGCGTCAGCGGCGACAAGGACGTGCGGGGCCTCCTGGAGGCGTTCGAGCCGATCTTCGCCGAGGTCGTCGTCACCCGGAACTCCACCGAGCGCGCCATGGACGCCGACACCCTCGCGGCCATCGCCGTCGAGGTCTTCGGCCACGACCGGGTCCAGGTCGAACCCCGGCTCGACGACGCCCTGGAGGCGGCGATCACGCTGGCCGAGGAAGAGGACGAGTACGCGGGCGCCGGAGTCCTGGTGACCGGCTCGGTGATCACGGTCGGCGAGGCCCGGCTGCTCCTGGGAAGGCGCTGA